taacccttaccttaacccttttagctaacctttcccctatctcttaccttaacccttttagctaacctttcccctaacccttaccttaacccttttagctaacctttcccctaacccttaccataacccttttagctaacctttcccctatctcttaccttaacccttttagctaacctttcccctaaccgtaaccctttaACTTAACTCCTGAAtttatggacatccacaaattaatacataccatatgaaacgtaacataCTAAATAGTGTCACgtatttacatacagaataatatgaaaggcactgagaccaggttgcaacaTCAGGCAGCAGATCTGGGGGTCACCAGTTTCCCAGATTCACACAGCATTCTGTGAGACACACTCCACCCCCCTCCACCTGCTCCCCTAAGATGTGACCATTTTCCCGCCTCAATAGGAACACTGAGTATGTGGCAGCTCCACATTCCTCATTGTCCTTCCAAGCTCACCCATTGGCTACAGACTGAGAAATTCCAACAAGCCCAAGACCCACACATTCATATGCAGATTATGGACTATATGTAGGAGAGATGAAGCCAGTAGGAATCAGATTCACTCTACATGGAGACCAGTACAGCACAGAGATCCAACCATGGCACCTACAATCACTTCAGCTGTGATCTACTCTAATGAGCACCTGACTCTGATCAACAAGGTAAATTGAGTTACAAATAGTGTCACATTGTTTCAGTATTTGCTTTTAGAATATAGCCATTCATGTCAGCTCTGTCGGATTCAGAATAAGGTTATTAATGACTCTCCTCTTCTTGCATCTAAGAaagccagtggtggaaaagttAAGCAGAGATCGTTTCAACAACAGCATAGAGCAGATCAAGTCTCTCCTGGGTCCAGAGATCCTCAACCAGCAGCCAGACTCCAAGCTGGAGAAAGCCGACATCTTGGAGATGACAGTTTGCTTCCTGAGACGACAGCAACAGAACCAGCCAGTGAGCTCCTCCTCTTGCTCAGCAGCTGTCAATCAGGGTTATTCCAGGTGTGTCCAATAGATTGTGCACTTCCTGTCCAAGGATGAGGTGAAGACACAGACCCAGGGAAGACTGCTGAGCCACTTCCAGAGCCTGCATCCATCCTCTGATAAGAACAGGAGGGAGAGTGACCTGCCTCAGTTCAGCTCCCAAGCCCAGTTCAGAATCAGCAAAGAGAAGAGTCCAGTCAACATCGCCCTCTGGAGGCCCTGGTAGAGTCCTACAGACTAAAGCTCAACTCAGAAAAAGTCAATGGACCATGTTGGTCTAACATTAATGTGATGGACAGTGATCAGAGATCTTCTTCATATTATGCGTGTGCAGGTTGTTTTAAAAGTTGTGTCTCGATTTAAACTTTTAATTTCAGTTGTACTGAACAAGTTAAAAGTTTTGGCTATGGAAACAATGAAGTCTACAAACACTGCATTTTTGTAATGTTAATAACCTTTATGTTTTGTGAAGCATATGTTGATCAGTTGTCCACTCGTGATAAACATCAACTTCAATGGTCATCCATGAGGACCTTTAACCCGAAATGGGTATTTAATCATATTTTTGTGATGGTCTATTACCGATCTGTTTAAAGGTCAACACGTATTCAAGAATAAGCTATTTTGTTACCTTAATTTTTAAAGAGCAGACTTTATGTGTGAAAATGTTGCTCACATTATTATTATGATATTGATGTATATACTTCCTATGATTGAAAACGTTTATCTCTTATAAAACCTCTATTTTAAACTTGCGTAT
This region of Oncorhynchus tshawytscha isolate Ot180627B linkage group LG25, Otsh_v2.0, whole genome shotgun sequence genomic DNA includes:
- the LOC112262571 gene encoding transcription factor HES-5-like, which produces MAPTITSAVIYSNEHLTLINKPVVEKLSRDRFNNSIEQIKSLLGPEILNQQPDSKLEKADILEMTVCFLRRQQQNQPVSSSSCSAAVNQGYSRCVQ